Within Runella rosea, the genomic segment CTCGCGTATGACGTTTGTGGCAAGGTCATGGTTCCCATTCCTGCCACGCCCAATACCGACTGTATGGCACTGCGACGAGAGATACCCGTCTTTTTTGAAGGTGATTTCATTTTAAAAAGGATAGAGGTTTAGTGTAAACAGTGTGAATTCTCATTTCATTTTACCAGTTATGAATTGAGCCGTCAGGCGCTTTCAAAATGGGATGCGGGAACTTGGTTTTTTCTTTTACTTCCATCACAAACGTGGCTTTTTTCGGGTCAAACTTCACACCCAAACCTGGGCTGTCGTTGAGGTACAGTTTACCATTTTTGAAGTTGACAAAATCTTCGTTGAAATACGGCGGGCGCTCTGGTTCGCCGCCACCGAGTTCCATCAGACAACGCGCTGGACTACTCGATCCCAGCACATGAACGAGTGTGGCCGTGGCCAACGGGCCCGTAAAATGCGGAATCATGCCCACATAGTGGGTTTCGCACATCGACGCTATCTTCTTAAATTCACTGATACCACCTGTGTTGGGTAGGGTAAAGCGGGTATAGTCAATCTGCCGATTTTCAATCAGTTCATTGGTATCCCAACGGTCGCCGAATTGTTCTCCCACCGCAATCGGCACTTTGGTCATAGCGCGTACGGTTTTATACACCCCTGGATTTTCGGAGCGCACGATGTCTTCTACGAAATACGGTTCGAGGTTTTCCAAGGCCGTACAAATCTTCAAACCGTCGGTCATGTCAAAACGGGTATGCAGGTCAATGGCCCACTTACCGCCCCCACCCACGGCCGCGTCTATTCGTTTGCAGATGTCAATGGTTTTCTTGACGTTATCGTAAAAATCAAAAGGCTCAGTACCGTTTCCGCCCGTGGGGCCAATCCGATACGCCCGCAGCCCCGCCGCGATACAGTCCTGCGCTCTGCCTTCTTCCGTTGTGGCTTTGGAGGCCCGAAACCCTGTTGCATAACATTCGACGAAATCGCGGGTAGCGCCGCCCAGTAGTTCATAAACGGGCACGTTCAGAGCCTTGCCTTTAATATCCCAAAGGGCCATTTCCAACGCGCCCAGTCCGTGGAGTTTTTCGCGGCCCGGCGGATAAAACATGCCACGATAAATGTACTGCCAGAGGTGCTCAATACGGAACGGGTCTTCGCCAATCAGCATCTGAGCGCATTGCTCAATCATGTCTTTTGAGCCGCCTTCGCCAATGCCGATGATGCCGCCGTCGGTTTCTATTTCAACAATGCCCCGGGCTTGATTAAAAAGGGGTTTGTTGTAGCCGGGCGCTGCGTAGTAGCGAATCTTGGTGATTTTTAGTTTGGAAGCGGCCTCTGCTTTGTACAAGGGCAACCCAACCGCCAGCGCGGTTGAGCCCAAAACCGCTGTTTTTAGGAAGTTTCGTCGTTGCATTTTTTAAGGTTAAGGGCGGTTTTTCGCCGAGGTTAAACGTTAAAACAAAATAGTGTTACAGACCAGCGACCCTAGCTTCAGAAATCCATTCCGACTTCGCCATTGAAGATTCCCGGGCAATCAGCTTGGCTTCCATCAATATTTGTTTCATTCCTTCGTCGGGGTTTTTCAGCTTGCCAATCAGGTACTGAACCGCCGTTTTCCCCAATAATTCTAAGGGCTGGCGCAGGTACGTAATCGGGCAATAATACAGGTCAAAGACTTCCGCCTGACCAAAACTCACAATTCCTAAATCGTACGGCACTTTGAGGCGCAACTCATTGAGGTATTTTAATCCATTGATAGCCAAGCCATACGTGGCAAAAATCAGCGCATCCACCTTTTGGTCGGGCGACGTAATTTCATCAATAGCCTCCCTGACTTCTTTCTCAATATTTTCAAATCGAACTTCTTTCAACCAGCCTACTTCAAATCGAATTTGACTGTCTTTCAGGGCCTGTTTATAGCCCCGTATCCGTTCTGCCATATGAAACATATCCGACTTATACGCGACGAGCCCAATCCGTTGATAGCCTCTTTTTACCAAATGAACCCCCGCATCGTAGGAAGCTTTGTAGTTGTTGGTGGCCACAAAATCCGTCTGAATATCTGGAAAATGTCGGTCCAACAGCACAAACGGAATGTTTCTTTCCTTCAAATAATAAACCTGATTCTCAGAGTTTTCGGACGAGACAATGATAAAACCGTCGACTTGTCGATTAATCAATACGTTGAGCAAGTCCCACGATTTATCGGCGTTTTCGTCACAACTTCCGATAATGACGGTATACCCATTCCGTTTTGCTTCGTCCTCCACCACCCGGGCAATGTTGGCAAAGAAAGGGTTGGAAATATCGGCAATAATCAGCCCAATTGTGTGCGTTTTTCCACTCCGCAAACTCTTGGCGAGGTGGTTGGGCTGGTAGTTTAGCTCTTTGGCAATCTCTTTGATCTTTTTGGCAATTTCTTCTCCTACCCTACTCTCCTTCTCTTTACCATTCATGACGTAAGAAACCAACGCAATAGACACCCCTGCCTTTTGTGCTATATCTTTCAGGGAAACCTTTTTTGTTTTCATTGAGAAACCGGGTATAAAAGTTTAGCCTGCAAGTTAGAACAAAATTTCAGGCGGAGATTTTATGCTACCATAAAACCTCCGTCTGCGCGGCCTAAGGGCGGATAATCGTTCCGTCAAACTTCCGGACCTGCCAGTTGGACTTGGTCGTAATGGGATATTTGGCGGCTTCTTTTTCGTTGATATCCACCCCGATACCCGGTACTTCGTTGACCGACATGTACCCGTCTTTCATGGTTGGGCAACCCGAAAAGACCGAAAGTGTTTTTTCGTTGAATGAGACGGCCTCCTGAATTCCAAAATTCCAAACCGCCAAATCAATGTGCGCGTGTGCGGAGTGTCCCACGGGCGACACGTCTCCGGGACCGTGCCAAGCCGTTTTGATATTAAACCATTCGCCCAGCCTAGCCACTTTCATGGCGGGCGTAATTCCCCCGATTTGGGAGACGTGTATACGAATGTAATCAAACCATTGGTTGACCATCGGCTCCACAAATTCATTGATGTTATTGAACAACTCTCCCATTGCAATCGGCACCGAAGTACTGGCCCTCAGTTGCTTAAACCACTTCATATTCTCGGGGGAAAAAGGATCTTCAATAAAAAACGGACGGTAATCTTCCAATTTTTTTATCATGTTGATAGCATCCATCGGCTGAACCCGCTCATGGATGTCGTGCAGCAATTCTATCTCATCGCCGCAACCTTTCCGGACGGCTTCAAACAATTTCGGAATGGATTTCAGATACGTCCGTTCATTCATGTAATTGTCGGTTTCTCCGCCAAAACCTGCTGCTTTAAAATCGGGTTTTTGTTCGGTACTGCCTACAGCACCGTAGCCGCCCTGCTGGATTCGGATGTACTTAAATCCGCGCTCCATGATGCTTTTTACGCTCTCAATCGTTGCCTCGGGGGTATTGCCGTTGGCGTGCGTATAGCACGGAATCGCAAAACGTGATTTTCCACCGAGCAATTGGTAGAGCGGCATTCCCGCCCGTTTACCTTTGATGTCCCAAAGCGCTTGGTCCAAACCGCTGAGGGCGTTGTTCAACACGGGTCCGTTGCGCCAGTAAGAACTCACGTACGCTGCCTGCCACATGTCTTCGATATTGTCCACATCTTTTCCCACACAAAACTCATTGAGGTAGGTGTTGATGGCCACAATCACGGTGGCTGCGCGTTGGGTAAAGGTAGCACAACCCAAACCGTACAATCCCGGTTCAGAGGTTTCTACTTTGACCACAATCAAATTTGAACCCTGCGGAGCCGTTGCGATGGCCTTGACATTGGTGATTTTGATGGGCTTCATCGCTTTGGCGTACGATGGCGTGCCTTTTTCTTCACGTGCTTGGGCGTTGGATACGCCGCCGAAAAGTCCAAGGAGTCCAGCAGAGCCACCAAGGCCCAGCATTTTCATGGTTTCCCGACGGTTTACGTCTGTTTTATTCATAACCGGTTTAATAAGAGTTTAGGAAAATAAAAGGCCTCAAAATCAGAATTTTACTTTTTATCCCACCATACACGCGTGTCCATGTCGTTGGCTCCTTGACGGGTAATGGCCTCGTTCATATTACCCGAGTTGACCACAATTTCGCTGTCGGGATACGGCATTCGGCGGATAAAATCTCCTTTGATTTCGGAACCGGGATACGGATTTTTCTTGAGCGCGGGAAAATCGCTGCGGCGAAAATTGGCAAAGGCTTCATTTCCGTCCAAAAAGGCCGCTACCCAATATTGGGTATTGATTTGCTCAAGGGCTTTGGCGGGGTCTAGCGGGTTGGCCTTTAAGTAGGTCTGAATAGCATCTTCTTTGATGGCTGCCGAAGCATCGTACAGCGCCATTTGCTCCAAATTCGCTCTGATGCCCTTACTGTAATAGTCGGCGGCGGCGCCCGAAACCCACCCGCGAACGGCGGCTTCGGCCAATAAAAGCTGCACTTGCGAATAGGTGATGTGAAATTCGGGGGCATCCAATTTAAGCACGGTATTGAGGTTGACCTGCGAGAAATCCCAAATGCTCGCCACGCCATTTTGCTGCAATACGCCCGTGATGGTCACGTCGTTGTATCCCATCGGCATTCCGATTTGGACTTTGGGGTCGGTCGAGGCGCGAGCTGCTACCTGCTCAGGGCCGCCTTTGGCTCCCACGTACCGAACCGCAATGGACGCCAGACGGGGGTCATTGTTCTCCTTTAAAAAATTCACAAAAGGAGCCGCAAGATAAAAATTGGTTTTTTCCCGAGCGGCCAAATGATTGGCAATGTAATTGTTGAAAATAGCCGTGTGACGAATGACCGAATTGTCATCGTTGGACTGCAATACGCCACCTGCTACTGCTTTTGTCACGTAGGTTTTAGCCGTGGCAGGGTCTACTTTTGTCAAACGCATGGCGGCTCTCAGCATCATTGAGTACCCCAATTTTTTCCATTTAGCTACGTTGCCGCCGTACAAAATATCCGTTGTCACGGCCGCCTGCGTCGTGGTCAGGGCCGAAGATGCCTCGTCGAGTTCCTTTAAAATATCCTTATAAATGGCCTGTTGGGCGTCATATTTGGGGCTGATTACCTCCGTAATGTAACCTTGACCCGCCTCAAAATAAGGAATATCACCGTAGGTATCGGTCAAAATCATAAAAGTATAGGCTTTCCAAATGCGGGCACAATGGTAGGTATTTGATTGCAGCGGGTCGCTTTTGGTCTGGTCTACCACGGCCACGATTTGCTTGACCACATTGCGGTAAGAATTGATCCATACTTGGGAAGTATTCCCGTTGTTTACCTGATTGTAATTGCCGCCCGAAAGGGAGCTTCCGTAGGGTGTAATGATTTGCTGGACAATGCCGAAATTATAGCACAACATCCCCAAAGTAGAAAACCCGTCGAGGTAGGTCGTACTGATGATGGCCTTATTGAGTATCAACGAAGGGGCCAATGAGGTAGGATCAACTTTGTTGGTATTTACCTCGTCAAAAGTTTGGTCACAACTGGTCATTACGCTCACTGTGAGGAGCAATCCCAGGATATATTTTAGATGATTCGTTCTCATAATTTTGTCGGATGTTTACTGTTAAAACTTCAAATTCAAGTTGAAACCAACACTGCGGGTAGGCGGCAGACCGGGCCAAAAATCAAGGCCTACGCCATTGTCGGACGATACCAGCGCTTCTTCTGGATCCATGTTTTCGGTCCATTTTTTGATGACCAACACGTTGTTGGCAACGGCGCTGAGGCGGGCTCCTTTTACAAAGAATTTCGCAGGCAAAAGTTTGCCAAAATCATAGCCCAACGTAATCTGACGCAGTTTCCAAAACCCTGCATTAGACACAAAATCTTCGTTGATTCCCAGCGGGTTGACTGATTCATAAAAAGGCTGAACCGCCGACTTTGTTTGGTTTATTTCGCCGTTTGGATTCACCCCGTTGCCAATCACAAAACCTTCGGCGCGGCCCGGCAAAGTACGCTTAGACAAGCCATGACGCAGGTAGTTGATGTTGCGCCCCGCAATCATTTTGTGCCCCAATTTGAAATCAATCAACGTCGACAAAATGATATTTTTGTAATTGAAGGTATTGGTAATTCCCCCAAAATATTTTGGCAACGCACTCCCGACATTGACCAAGGTGTTGTTGCGCAGAGGCAAACCGCTATTCCTGTCAAACACCTGTCGTCCTTGTGCGTCGCGTAGGTAAAAGAACGTATAAATTTGACCAATGGGCTTACCCACCACTTGGTTTAAATTACGCCCGCCGCCGCTGCTCACTGTAATGACGGTGTCTTTTTCAGACAAGCCTAATTGCAATACTTTAGAGGTATTGTAAGACACGTTGGCGCTCAAATCCCAACGGAAAGACTTCGTTTTAACGGGTGAAATTGTAAACAAAATCTCAAGCCCCCGGTTCATGCTTCGACCCACGTTGATGAGTTTACTGGTGTAGGAAGACGCATCAGACACTTGCGCGGCGAGAATTTGGTCTTCGGTAATTTTATGATAATACGTAAAATCAAGGCCTACGGAGTTATTAAACAGCTTCAATTCCAGACCCGCTTCGGCCTCTTTTATCCGTAGCGGGCGTAGGTTTTTGTTGGGCACCACGGTAGCATTTACACCACCCACGGGCACCAACTGCCCTGAAGGATTGGGAAAGGAGTTGTTGTCAACGGCATAAAACAGTGCGTTGGAGTAAGGGTTTACGTTGTCAGAACCCACTTGGGCGTAGGCAGCCCGCAACTTGCCAAACGATATCCACGCCGGTAGGTTAGGAAATGCCTGTGAAAAAATAAAACTCCCCGTGGCAGAAGGGTACAAAATACTGCGATTTGAAGGTGCTAAGGTCGAAAACCAGTCATTGCGAGCCGTTACGTTCAGAAATAAATAGTCGTTGTAGGAAATGGTCGCAGCCCCAAAAAGCGAATTAATCTTCTTCTCCGACAGGCTGTAAAGCGGGTTTTTTATCCGACCATTCATGACGGTATAGAGATTTGGCTGGATAAAATCCTGAACCGTCACACTGTTGTAGTCCATGCGGGCGTAGCGTTGGTTTCCTCCGAGCGTAAAATCCACCCCGATTTTCCCAAAATTCTTGTTCCCTCCCAAAATCAAGTCAAGGTTTCTTTCCGTATTTTGTCTGACATCCTGCGTAAAAGAGCCATTTACGTAGCCTACAGGCGCTTTTGGAATGGGCGCGTAGCCGTTTGGAATGTTGTAATCCTGATTACGTACGTAAAAATCTTCTGCCAATCTTCCCTGCACATAAAGCCAATCCGCTACCTGATATTTGAGCGAAATATTGCCAAAAATACGGTTACGAACTACGTTTTCGAAGTGTTTGCTCAGTGAGTAATACGGGTTATTGCGCACCAAAAACCGTGAAAACACAAACTCATCGCCGTTGGGCAGGGTCTGATTGTCGCGGAGTGCATCAAAAGGCATGGAATTGGCTAAGGTAAAAATCACCGTTGAAACCGAAAAATCCTGCGTGTTGATCTGGGGCGGATTGATATTGTTTTCTTTTGAATAATTAATGTTGCCCGAAGCTGTCAGTTTTTTGGTGATGTTTTGGGTAAATCCAAGGTTGATAATCTTACGGTTAAAGGTATTATTTGCCATGATGCCCTTGTTGTCGGTATTGGCCAACGACAAGCTAAACCCACCGTTTTGTCCACTGTTTGAGACCGTTACGGTGTTTGTCAGGTTAGTTCCCACGTTAAAAAACTGTTTTACGCGGTTGTAAACTGGCTCGTAGGGGTAGGTTTTATTGTCAAACAAAATCTGGGTCATTCCTGGTTGAAATTTCTCCCCAAAACTCCACACACCCGACGTCGGATTTGGCGTAGTTGGTCGCTTTCCACCTTCTCCCTGACCGTATTCGTACTGAAAATCGGTAAAATCCAGCGGCGTATCGGTGGTATAATTTACGTTGTATTCCACCCCAAAACCTTTGCCAGTGCCTTTGCTTTTGGTGGTAATCATAACCACGCCGTCTTTCGCCCGCGAACCGTACAATGCCGCAGCAGTTGCGCCTTTCAACACCGTCATGGTCTCAATGTCGTCGGGATTGATGCTAGAAAGACCATCGCCGCCGTCTGAACTATTGGCCGCCCGCGTCCCGTAATCGCCGCCGAGTGAGTAGTTTTGGTTATCAATCGGCACCCCGTTGACCACGATAAGCGGGTTGTTTTGACCACTGAACGAAGATTGTCCCCGGATACGGATTTTGGCCGTTCCCCCTGGGCCCGACGAAAGCGTAGAGATATTTACCCCCGCCATTTTTCCTTGAAGACCACTAACCACGTTGGGCGAGCGGTTGGTTGAAATCTCTTCGGCATTGACCGTAGCCGTGGCATAGCCTAGCGTCTTAGCTTCTTTTTTTATCCCTAAGGCCGTGACCACCACCTCATTAAGGTTTTTTTCTTCCTGGGCCATTTTTAAATCTATGATGGAGCGAGCGTTTACTTTGATGGTTTGACTCACATAGCCAATGTAAGAAAACACCAATTGGCCATCGGCTGGGGCCTCAAGTGTGTACTTGCCAGTTGCGTCGGTGGTTGTGCCTTTGTTGGTGCCATCGACCAGAATATTTACGCCAGGAATTCCTTCGTTGGCTTGGTCAGTCACCTTACCCGTAATTTTTATACTCTGCGCAAAAGCAATGCTTTGATACAGACATAAAAAGAGAAGAATGGATGTTAAATTTATTTTCATCAGTACATAGGGGTTTAGGAGGACCCTTTAGGTCCGTGGTGTAAAAGGATAGACATACATTTGAATTTTAGGCAATAAAAATCCTGCGCTCACCGAAGGTGTGAGCCTGCTTATTTCAAATCACGTTACTGTTTAAAACCTTTATTGCGCAAACAAATCACCTAACGCTAATTAATATACGCAACAAAGTAGTGTCACTATCGTACAGGATAATGGGTGGCAATGGCAACAAAATCACATTTTACGGGAAGGAATCGGCGGCAGACAGCCGCTTTTAGCTCCAAAAACCTTTTTAGTAGTGCATAGGCATCTTTTTAAAATAATGGTTTGAAGTAACTAATCTACTATTTTTTGTTTAAACGTTTAAGCAATTGGATATAAAAAAATATTCGTCACTAAAGGTTATTTCTCACCACTTCAGTACTCACTTCTCCGTTTTAAAACTAAAATACTCGAATTTATGTCCCGTCACTTAGGCAACTATCAGGCTAATAAATGGTCAATTATGAATCTACACCCTTCCATGAGGGGATTTGTTGGATTTTACTATGTAAAAATTGAAGGATTTAATACAAATGTAAGTTTAAACGTTTAAACAAAAAATTTTTTATCATTTTTTTTACATTTTTTCTTCAAAAGATACAGAGAAAGCAATACGAGGGCATATCGGCAAAAATTGGGAAGAAAAAAGCCAGCACTTTCTCCATCCCCAAACAACGAAGAAACTGTCGGCCTATTTAAAAAGTAAATAGCCGCAAGACAAGGTCCTGCGGCTATAATTCTTAACCTAAACTAAATCGTATGAGAATTTTTATCTATTAATACCTGCAAATGTTTACTTCGTACTATTAAATGTGCATTTGCATTTAGAAAGTCATTGTTGATTGATGGGACAAAGCTCCAGAAAAAAAACATGCAGCAAATCACCCTAATTGCGCCATTTTTAGCCCGTTATTTTCTAGACAAAAGTAGTTTTCGGAGCTTAATGTATCTGCATTTCATCTGTTAGGCTTTCTTTATGTTTTTTTCCCTCCCTAACTATAGGGGTAACCGTAAATGAGGGATATGACGGTAGAATATTTCATTTTTTGGTCAACAAGCACCCTTCCCCAACTATACAATTCTGCTCAATGCACAAAAAATTCGCCCTTTTGGGCCAAAATCCAACTTCATATTTGGGTAATATCGTCGCTAATAAACCCCTATAAATGGGTGATTTTTAACAAAATTGAATTGGAGAACTTTGTTGTCAGCAATCATAAAAGATTGCTGACAACAGATTAAAAAACCAAATTTTCAATTCATTTATGAAAAAAAGTTTATTGTTCCTGATGCTTGGGGTTTTCCTGAGTGTCATCCACGGTCATGCCCAAAATCGCACCGTTTCGGGCAAAGTGACCGCCGCCTCCGATGCAACCCCGCTACCGGGCGTTAACGTCGTCATCAAAGGCTCTGCCACGGGCAGCACCACCAACTCCGACGGGACCTTCCAAATTCAGGTTCCCAACAACGCCACGCTAGTGTTCAGCTTTATCGGTTATTCCTCCAAAGAAGTGGCCGTCGGTGCCCAAACCACCATTAACGTTATTCTCAGCGACGACGTCAAGCAATTGACCGAAGTGGTAGTAACGGCCGTCGGGATTGAGCGCAGCAACAAATCTCTGGGCTATTCAGTGGAGCGCCTCTCGGCCGATAAGTTGGTGCAGAAATCAGAACCCGATGTATTGAAAGCCATGCAGGGCAAGATTCCCGGGGTTAACATCAATGGCTCCGGAGGGGCAGCGGGGAGTTCGTCGCGGATTACCATTCGGGGAGCCAACTCTTTTTTTGGTAGCAACCAACCGCTTTTTGTGGTAGATGGTATTCCGTACAACAAC encodes:
- a CDS encoding mandelate racemase/muconate lactonizing enzyme family protein; amino-acid sequence: MQRRNFLKTAVLGSTALAVGLPLYKAEAASKLKITKIRYYAAPGYNKPLFNQARGIVEIETDGGIIGIGEGGSKDMIEQCAQMLIGEDPFRIEHLWQYIYRGMFYPPGREKLHGLGALEMALWDIKGKALNVPVYELLGGATRDFVECYATGFRASKATTEEGRAQDCIAAGLRAYRIGPTGGNGTEPFDFYDNVKKTIDICKRIDAAVGGGGKWAIDLHTRFDMTDGLKICTALENLEPYFVEDIVRSENPGVYKTVRAMTKVPIAVGEQFGDRWDTNELIENRQIDYTRFTLPNTGGISEFKKIASMCETHYVGMIPHFTGPLATATLVHVLGSSSPARCLMELGGGEPERPPYFNEDFVNFKNGKLYLNDSPGLGVKFDPKKATFVMEVKEKTKFPHPILKAPDGSIHNW
- a CDS encoding LacI family DNA-binding transcriptional regulator, coding for MKTKKVSLKDIAQKAGVSIALVSYVMNGKEKESRVGEEIAKKIKEIAKELNYQPNHLAKSLRSGKTHTIGLIIADISNPFFANIARVVEDEAKRNGYTVIIGSCDENADKSWDLLNVLINRQVDGFIIVSSENSENQVYYLKERNIPFVLLDRHFPDIQTDFVATNNYKASYDAGVHLVKRGYQRIGLVAYKSDMFHMAERIRGYKQALKDSQIRFEVGWLKEVRFENIEKEVREAIDEITSPDQKVDALIFATYGLAINGLKYLNELRLKVPYDLGIVSFGQAEVFDLYYCPITYLRQPLELLGKTAVQYLIGKLKNPDEGMKQILMEAKLIARESSMAKSEWISEARVAGL
- a CDS encoding enolase C-terminal domain-like protein; this encodes MNKTDVNRRETMKMLGLGGSAGLLGLFGGVSNAQAREEKGTPSYAKAMKPIKITNVKAIATAPQGSNLIVVKVETSEPGLYGLGCATFTQRAATVIVAINTYLNEFCVGKDVDNIEDMWQAAYVSSYWRNGPVLNNALSGLDQALWDIKGKRAGMPLYQLLGGKSRFAIPCYTHANGNTPEATIESVKSIMERGFKYIRIQQGGYGAVGSTEQKPDFKAAGFGGETDNYMNERTYLKSIPKLFEAVRKGCGDEIELLHDIHERVQPMDAINMIKKLEDYRPFFIEDPFSPENMKWFKQLRASTSVPIAMGELFNNINEFVEPMVNQWFDYIRIHVSQIGGITPAMKVARLGEWFNIKTAWHGPGDVSPVGHSAHAHIDLAVWNFGIQEAVSFNEKTLSVFSGCPTMKDGYMSVNEVPGIGVDINEKEAAKYPITTKSNWQVRKFDGTIIRP
- a CDS encoding SusD/RagB family nutrient-binding outer membrane lipoprotein: MRTNHLKYILGLLLTVSVMTSCDQTFDEVNTNKVDPTSLAPSLILNKAIISTTYLDGFSTLGMLCYNFGIVQQIITPYGSSLSGGNYNQVNNGNTSQVWINSYRNVVKQIVAVVDQTKSDPLQSNTYHCARIWKAYTFMILTDTYGDIPYFEAGQGYITEVISPKYDAQQAIYKDILKELDEASSALTTTQAAVTTDILYGGNVAKWKKLGYSMMLRAAMRLTKVDPATAKTYVTKAVAGGVLQSNDDNSVIRHTAIFNNYIANHLAAREKTNFYLAAPFVNFLKENNDPRLASIAVRYVGAKGGPEQVAARASTDPKVQIGMPMGYNDVTITGVLQQNGVASIWDFSQVNLNTVLKLDAPEFHITYSQVQLLLAEAAVRGWVSGAAADYYSKGIRANLEQMALYDASAAIKEDAIQTYLKANPLDPAKALEQINTQYWVAAFLDGNEAFANFRRSDFPALKKNPYPGSEIKGDFIRRMPYPDSEIVVNSGNMNEAITRQGANDMDTRVWWDKK
- a CDS encoding SusC/RagA family TonB-linked outer membrane protein yields the protein MKINLTSILLFLCLYQSIAFAQSIKITGKVTDQANEGIPGVNILVDGTNKGTTTDATGKYTLEAPADGQLVFSYIGYVSQTIKVNARSIIDLKMAQEEKNLNEVVVTALGIKKEAKTLGYATATVNAEEISTNRSPNVVSGLQGKMAGVNISTLSSGPGGTAKIRIRGQSSFSGQNNPLIVVNGVPIDNQNYSLGGDYGTRAANSSDGGDGLSSINPDDIETMTVLKGATAAALYGSRAKDGVVMITTKSKGTGKGFGVEYNVNYTTDTPLDFTDFQYEYGQGEGGKRPTTPNPTSGVWSFGEKFQPGMTQILFDNKTYPYEPVYNRVKQFFNVGTNLTNTVTVSNSGQNGGFSLSLANTDNKGIMANNTFNRKIINLGFTQNITKKLTASGNINYSKENNINPPQINTQDFSVSTVIFTLANSMPFDALRDNQTLPNGDEFVFSRFLVRNNPYYSLSKHFENVVRNRIFGNISLKYQVADWLYVQGRLAEDFYVRNQDYNIPNGYAPIPKAPVGYVNGSFTQDVRQNTERNLDLILGGNKNFGKIGVDFTLGGNQRYARMDYNSVTVQDFIQPNLYTVMNGRIKNPLYSLSEKKINSLFGAATISYNDYLFLNVTARNDWFSTLAPSNRSILYPSATGSFIFSQAFPNLPAWISFGKLRAAYAQVGSDNVNPYSNALFYAVDNNSFPNPSGQLVPVGGVNATVVPNKNLRPLRIKEAEAGLELKLFNNSVGLDFTYYHKITEDQILAAQVSDASSYTSKLINVGRSMNRGLEILFTISPVKTKSFRWDLSANVSYNTSKVLQLGLSEKDTVITVSSGGGRNLNQVVGKPIGQIYTFFYLRDAQGRQVFDRNSGLPLRNNTLVNVGSALPKYFGGITNTFNYKNIILSTLIDFKLGHKMIAGRNINYLRHGLSKRTLPGRAEGFVIGNGVNPNGEINQTKSAVQPFYESVNPLGINEDFVSNAGFWKLRQITLGYDFGKLLPAKFFVKGARLSAVANNVLVIKKWTENMDPEEALVSSDNGVGLDFWPGLPPTRSVGFNLNLKF